One Catenulispora sp. MAP5-51 DNA window includes the following coding sequences:
- the dacB gene encoding D-alanyl-D-alanine carboxypeptidase/D-alanyl-D-alanine-endopeptidase → MRRMHPTGLRTKAAAGMTLLALAASVATGPAAVAGDDSLGPAIKAIMDKPAYKHAQWGVLEVDPAKHETIHSQFPNQGFIPGSDTKLVTISSAWHTLGPDHRFTTPVYSVGTLSGSTLTGNLALVAQGDLTMGGRTKPDGSVAYTDIDHTDANDLPGATLTPEDPLAGLDMIAQQVRDSGITHVAGDVVIDPRIFTPPPLDPQPTPLIINDNLIDLLTTPTTAGQPAQLMWRPQVAPYTVTSTVQTVAAGGTTNITVSASPDGTHITLSGTIAAGAQPVLRTSGIQDPNAFGRTALIEALGRAGVTVTAAPTGANPQNLLPAGYTGDPQVAKYVSPPYSQYAKLILKVSHNLGANLALCNIAVFKGSTDCFDAFPVEQAFLRDVAHVDPAQFQLDDGRGGDATERATPNGLAGILAYWLRTPDAAAFRNSLPILGVDGSNASTCTACPARGKVFAKPGTVIGQDLLNNGLSIADQSQAGYLITDDGRTLIFVVMVNAAAVPDIQGVLDVFNDSNEISALLQQQASRHWHDEDD, encoded by the coding sequence ATGAGACGGATGCACCCCACCGGCCTGCGGACGAAGGCCGCCGCCGGTATGACCCTTCTGGCCCTGGCCGCCTCGGTCGCCACCGGCCCCGCGGCCGTGGCCGGCGACGACAGCCTCGGGCCCGCGATCAAGGCCATCATGGACAAGCCCGCCTACAAGCACGCGCAGTGGGGCGTGCTGGAGGTGGACCCGGCGAAGCACGAGACGATCCACTCCCAGTTCCCGAACCAGGGCTTCATCCCCGGCTCGGACACCAAGCTGGTCACCATCTCCTCGGCCTGGCACACCCTGGGCCCCGACCACCGCTTCACCACCCCGGTGTACTCGGTCGGCACGCTCTCCGGTTCCACGCTGACCGGGAACCTGGCGCTGGTCGCGCAGGGCGACCTGACGATGGGCGGGCGCACCAAGCCCGACGGCTCCGTGGCCTACACCGACATCGACCACACCGACGCCAACGACCTGCCCGGGGCGACCCTGACCCCCGAGGACCCGCTGGCCGGGCTCGACATGATCGCCCAGCAGGTGCGCGACTCGGGCATCACCCACGTCGCCGGCGACGTGGTCATCGACCCGCGGATCTTCACCCCGCCGCCGCTGGACCCGCAGCCCACCCCGCTGATCATCAACGACAACCTCATCGACCTGCTCACCACGCCGACCACCGCCGGCCAGCCGGCGCAGCTGATGTGGCGTCCGCAGGTCGCCCCGTACACCGTGACCTCGACCGTGCAGACGGTGGCCGCCGGGGGTACCACGAACATCACCGTCTCGGCCTCGCCGGACGGCACGCACATCACCCTGTCCGGCACCATCGCCGCGGGCGCGCAGCCGGTCCTGCGCACCTCCGGCATCCAGGACCCGAACGCCTTCGGCCGCACCGCGCTGATCGAGGCGCTCGGCCGGGCCGGGGTGACCGTCACGGCGGCACCGACCGGCGCGAACCCGCAGAACCTGCTGCCGGCCGGCTACACCGGCGATCCGCAGGTGGCCAAGTACGTCTCCCCGCCCTACAGCCAGTACGCGAAGCTGATCCTCAAGGTCAGCCACAACCTCGGCGCGAACCTGGCGCTGTGCAACATCGCGGTGTTCAAGGGCAGCACCGACTGCTTCGACGCCTTCCCGGTCGAGCAGGCGTTCCTGCGGGACGTCGCGCACGTCGATCCGGCCCAGTTCCAGCTCGACGACGGCCGCGGCGGCGACGCGACCGAGCGGGCCACCCCGAACGGCCTGGCCGGGATCCTGGCCTACTGGCTGAGGACCCCCGACGCCGCCGCCTTCCGGAACTCCCTGCCGATCCTGGGCGTCGACGGCTCGAACGCGAGCACCTGCACCGCGTGCCCGGCCCGGGGGAAGGTGTTCGCCAAGCCCGGCACCGTCATCGGCCAGGACCTGCTCAACAACGGCCTGTCGATCGCCGACCAGAGCCAGGCCGGATACCTGATCACCGACGACGGCCGCACGCTCATCTTCGTGGTGATGGTCAACGCCGCCGCCGTGCCGGACATCCAGGGTGTCCTGGACGTCTTCAACGACTCCAACGAGATCTCGGCCCTGTTGCAGCAGCAGGCCTCGCGGCACTGGCACGACGAGGACGACTGA
- a CDS encoding helix-turn-helix transcriptional regulator: protein MDGRDEFRDFLTSRRARITPDQAGLPAYGGAHRRVPGLRREEVALLAGVSVEYYTRLERGNARGVSESVLDSLARALQLDDAERAHLFDLARAASAGGGGGTGHGSRPRRAAKQQVRPIVQRILDGMEGTPAHVRNGRFDSLAANRMGRALLAPAYEGHQGPVSMARFVFLDPRAEEFYGDWERTANDMVAALRSEAGRNPYDKALTDMIGELSTRSEFFRTRWAAHNVRFHNTGLKRFHHPVVGELELAYEALELTDGTGLVMSVYSAEPGTPSQEKMALLASWAATVEREEADSRPAG from the coding sequence ATGGACGGCCGAGACGAGTTCCGCGACTTCCTCACCTCCCGCCGCGCGCGCATCACCCCCGACCAGGCCGGCCTGCCCGCCTACGGCGGCGCCCACCGCCGGGTCCCGGGCCTGCGGCGCGAGGAGGTGGCACTGCTGGCCGGGGTGAGCGTGGAGTACTACACCCGGCTCGAGCGCGGGAACGCGCGCGGCGTCTCGGAGAGCGTGCTCGACAGCCTGGCCCGGGCCCTGCAACTCGACGACGCCGAGCGGGCCCACCTGTTCGACCTGGCGCGCGCCGCCAGCGCCGGGGGTGGGGGCGGCACCGGCCACGGTTCGCGACCCCGCCGGGCGGCCAAGCAGCAGGTCAGGCCCATCGTCCAGCGCATCCTGGACGGCATGGAGGGCACCCCGGCACACGTCCGCAACGGCCGCTTCGACTCGCTGGCGGCCAACCGGATGGGCCGCGCCCTGCTCGCCCCGGCATACGAGGGACACCAGGGACCGGTGAGCATGGCGCGCTTCGTGTTCCTGGACCCGCGTGCCGAGGAGTTCTACGGCGACTGGGAGCGCACAGCCAACGACATGGTCGCCGCGCTGCGCTCGGAGGCCGGACGCAACCCCTATGACAAGGCACTGACAGATATGATCGGGGAACTGTCGACGCGCAGCGAGTTCTTCCGCACCCGCTGGGCCGCGCACAACGTGCGGTTCCACAACACCGGACTGAAGCGCTTCCACCACCCGGTGGTGGGCGAGCTGGAGCTGGCATACGAGGCGCTGGAGCTGACCGACGGCACCGGACTGGTGATGAGCGTCTACAGCGCCGAGCCCGGGACGCCGTCCCAGGAGAAGATGGCGCTGCTGGCCAGCTGGGCCGCGACCGTCGAGCGCGAGGAGGCGGACTCGCGCCCGGCGGGGTGA
- a CDS encoding alpha-amylase family glycosyl hydrolase, whose amino-acid sequence MSSWWRDAVIYQVYIRSFADGNGDGVGDVAGLRSRLPYLAALGVDALWLNPWYASPQVDAGYDVSDYRRLDPLFGTLEDAKGLIADAHEHGLRLILDIVPNHTSDQHPWFQEALAASQGSDARARYHFRPGRGADGSQPPTDWPSIFGGPAWTRTVDADGEPGDWYLHLFAPEQPDLDWTNPEVRREFEDILRFWLDLGVDGFRIDVAHGLTKDPGFPDLASRAAGGMLDGVARDHPYFDRDETLAIYEDWRRVADSYEGERVFVAEAWVADAARVARYLTPSRLHTAFNFGLLSCPWEASALRSEIDATLGVLAAVGAPPTWVLSNHDVIRHATRYGRAQTSLADARRLYGTPVDHALGERRARAAAQLINALPGGTYVYQGEELGLPEVEDLPPSVWQDPNRRYTDHDGPVRDGCRVPLPWSGATPPFGFSPEQATADPWLPQPPDWKDHTAAAEEQNPRSTLSHYQALLRIRREWRGRGLGDGAPLEWITTPPGVLAFRRGEVVCYANLSTAPAALPAGYRVLIASEVVDDDMVLPVDAAAWLVAA is encoded by the coding sequence ATGAGCAGCTGGTGGCGTGACGCCGTCATCTATCAGGTCTACATCCGCAGCTTCGCCGACGGGAACGGCGACGGGGTCGGGGACGTCGCGGGGCTGCGGTCGCGGCTGCCGTATCTGGCGGCGCTGGGGGTGGACGCCTTGTGGCTGAACCCTTGGTATGCCTCGCCGCAGGTGGACGCCGGGTACGACGTCAGCGACTATCGGCGGCTGGATCCGCTGTTCGGGACGTTGGAGGACGCCAAGGGGCTGATCGCCGACGCGCACGAGCACGGCCTGCGGTTGATACTCGATATCGTCCCGAACCACACATCGGATCAGCATCCTTGGTTCCAGGAGGCGCTGGCCGCTTCGCAGGGGTCTGACGCCCGCGCCCGGTACCACTTCCGGCCGGGGCGCGGCGCCGACGGTTCGCAGCCGCCGACGGACTGGCCGTCGATCTTCGGCGGCCCGGCGTGGACCCGGACCGTGGACGCCGACGGCGAGCCCGGCGACTGGTACCTGCACCTGTTCGCGCCGGAGCAGCCGGACCTGGACTGGACCAACCCCGAGGTGCGCCGGGAGTTCGAGGACATCCTGCGCTTCTGGCTGGACCTGGGCGTCGACGGATTCCGCATCGACGTGGCCCACGGCCTGACCAAGGACCCCGGCTTCCCCGATCTGGCCTCGCGCGCCGCCGGCGGCATGCTGGACGGCGTGGCGAGGGACCATCCGTACTTCGACCGCGACGAGACGCTGGCGATCTACGAGGACTGGCGCCGGGTCGCGGACTCCTACGAGGGCGAGCGGGTGTTCGTCGCCGAGGCCTGGGTCGCGGACGCCGCGCGCGTGGCACGGTACCTGACGCCGTCCCGGCTGCACACGGCGTTCAACTTCGGGCTGCTGAGCTGCCCGTGGGAGGCCTCGGCACTGCGCTCGGAGATCGACGCGACGCTCGGCGTCCTGGCCGCGGTGGGAGCACCGCCGACGTGGGTGCTGTCGAACCACGACGTGATCCGCCACGCCACCCGCTACGGCCGCGCCCAGACCTCCCTGGCCGACGCGCGCCGCCTGTACGGCACCCCGGTGGACCACGCCCTCGGCGAGCGCCGGGCCCGCGCGGCGGCGCAGCTGATCAACGCGCTGCCCGGCGGCACGTACGTGTACCAGGGCGAGGAGCTGGGACTCCCGGAGGTGGAGGACCTGCCGCCGTCGGTATGGCAGGACCCGAACCGCCGCTACACCGACCACGACGGCCCGGTCCGCGACGGCTGCCGCGTCCCGCTGCCCTGGTCGGGCGCGACACCCCCGTTCGGCTTCTCGCCGGAGCAAGCGACGGCGGACCCCTGGCTCCCGCAGCCGCCGGACTGGAAGGACCACACGGCCGCCGCCGAGGAGCAGAACCCCCGCTCGACCCTGTCGCACTACCAAGCGCTGCTCCGCATCCGCCGCGAGTGGCGCGGCCGAGGCCTCGGCGACGGGGCGCCGCTGGAGTGGATCACGACGCCACCCGGCGTACTGGCGTTCCGGCGCGGCGAGGTGGTGTGCTACGCGAACTTGTCGACGGCGCCGGCGGCGTTGCCGGCGGGGTATCGGGTGCTGATCGCTTCGGAGGTGGTGGACGACGACATGGTGCTGCCGGTGGATGCGGCGGCTTGGCTGGTGGCTGCGTAG